In a single window of the Salmo trutta chromosome 21, fSalTru1.1, whole genome shotgun sequence genome:
- the LOC115156678 gene encoding B-cell lymphoma 6 protein — MASLADGCIQFTRHAGDVLLNFNRLRSRNILTDVTIQIDGQRFCAHRAVLVACSGLFYSIFTDPLKSNLSAISLDPTVDPDGFAILLDFMYTSTLTLKDSLVLVTMNTASYLQMEHVVDTCRRFIKSREQSVTLQRDEGLTSPMRLSQDLPAFRALDGLATSPSHTSMSPLRDRRSYCPSVFTGINASGSSHHVHGKHVPLPIGKLPDALNFSDLHKGDSVSQKLFSPVNRTEATTIIHHPLSSQSSSSSVTILRPLPCSNRPSGPFMGLQGPKHRGASPMEEDSIQPPQPDSLSLSPGCSKGVICSPQSPLRSDCQPNSPTESSGCSRNATQPSGCSQEPKARNWKKYKFIVMNQTSREKEEDEAQGGSVEAGDCTPLQGSNRTNGSEGPMKELQAAEMVNAHGEQILVPQASHHNISQLRCSSCGTDAPQHLVVCPRSPGTYSGEDNELHSEYSDSSGENGSNFCNFCNSKFTEADSLKGHMLQVHADKPYKCDRCQAAFRYKGNLASHKTVHTGEKPYRCNICGAQFNRPANLKTHTRIHSGEKPYKCETCGSRFIQVAHLRAHVLIHTGEKPYPCEICGTHFRHLQTLKSHLRIHTGEKPYHCEKCDLHFRHKSQLRLHLRQKHGAVTNTKAQYRRANTDMLVGLAKAC; from the exons ATGGCCTCATTGGCAGATGGCTGCATTCAATTCACCCGCCATGCTGGTGATGTTCTGCTCAACTTCAACCGACTCCGCAGTCGAAATATCCTGACAGATGTCACAATCCAGATTGACGGTCAGCGCTTCTGCGCTCACAGGGCAGTCCTCGTGGCCTGCAG TGGGCTCTTTTACTCCATATTCACCGACCCCCTGAAGAGTAACCTGAGTGCCATCAGCCTGGACCCCACGGTGGACCCTGATGGTTTTGCCATCCTGCTGGACTTCATGTACACCTCCACCCTGACCCTGAAGGACAGCCTGGTTTTGGTTACCATGAACACAGCGTCATACCTCCAGATGGAACATGTGGTGGACACCTGCCGCAGATTCATCAAGTCCAG AGAGCAGTCTGTGACTCTGCAGAGAGATGAGGGACTGACCAGCCCGATGCGTCTCTCTCAGGACCTCCCTGCTTTCAGGGCTCTGGATGGGTTGGCGACCAGCCCCAGCCACACATCCATGTCTCCCCTCAGAGACCGGAGGAGCTACTGCCCCAGTGTATTCACTGGTATCAATGCTTCGGGTAGCTCCCACCACGTCCATGGAAAACACGTCCCATTGCCCATCGGAAAGCTGCCAGACGCCCTCAATTTCAGTGACCTCCACAAAGGGGATTCCGTCTCTCAGAAACTCTTCTCTCCCGTGAATCGCACAGAGGCCACCACCATCATCCACCACCCTCTTTCATCCCAGTCCTCATCCTCCTCCGTTACGATCCTCCGCCCTCTCCCCTGTTCCAACCGCCCGTCGGGGCCCTTCATGGGGCTCCAGGGACCTAAACACCGAGGGGCCTCCCCCATGGAGGAGGACAGCATCCAGCCCCCCCAGCCAGACTCCCTCAGCCTGTCCCCAGGCTGCAGCAAAGGGGTGATCTGCAGCCCGCAGAGCCCCCTCCGCTCTGACTGCCAGCCCAACTCCCCCACCGAGTCCAGCGGCTGCAGCAGGAATGCAACCCAGCCCTCTGGCTGCTCCCAGGAGCCCAAGGCCCGCAACTGGAAGAAGTACAAGTTCATCGTGATGAACCAGACCtccagggagaaggaggaggacgaGGCCCAGGGAGGGAGTGTTGAGGCTGGGGACTGCACCCCTCTTCAGGGCTCTAACAGGACTAATGGATCAGAAGGACCGATGAAGGAGCTGCAGGCTGCAGAGATGGTCAACGCGCACGGAGAACAGATCCTTGTCCCACAGGCCAGCCATCACAACATTAGCCAACTGAGATGCTCTTCCTGTGGTACAGATGCCCCCCAGCACCTGGTGGTGTGTCCCCGCTCCCCTGGCACCTACAGCGGGGAGGACAATGAGCTGCACTCTGAGTACTCTGACTCAAGCGGTG AGAATGGTTCCAACTTCTGCAACTTCTGCAACTCAAAGTTTACGGAAGCGGACTCCCTGAAAGGCCACATGCTCCAGGTCCATGCTGACAAGCCATACAAGTGTGACCGATGCCAGGCTGCCTTCCGTTACAAAGGGAACCTCGCCAGCCACAAGACTGTCCACACCG GCGAGAAACCGTACCGCTGTAACATCTGCGGCGCTCAGTTCAACCGTCCGGCCAACCTCAAGACCCACACCCGAATCCACTCAGGAGAAAAGCCATACAAGTGTGAAACGTGTGGCTCTCGCTTCATACAG GTCGCGCACCTCCGTGCCCACGTGCTGATCCATACGGGGGAGAAGCCGTATCCCTGTGAGATCTGTGGGACGCACTTCCGCCATCTTCAGACCCTCAAGAGCCACTTACGGATCCACACGGGAGAAAAGCCCTACCAC TGCGAGAAATGTGACCTCCACTTTCGCCACAAGAGCCAGTTGAGGCTGCATCTTCGGCAGAAGCACGGCGCGGTCACCAACACCAAGGCTCAGTACCGCCGGGCGAACACGGACATGCTCGTTGGCTTGGCCAAGGCCTGCTGA